One genomic region from Streptomyces venezuelae encodes:
- the rsmG gene encoding 16S rRNA (guanine(527)-N(7))-methyltransferase RsmG, whose product MTEAAELPEAPEQARTVFGEYFPEAVRYAELLADAGVKRGLIGPREVPRLWERHLLNCAVLSEVVPEGVTVCDVGSGAGLPGIPLALVRPDLKITLLEPLLRRTNFLQEVVELLGLDHVTVVRGRAEEMLGKITPVHVVTARAVAPLDRLAGWGVPLLRPYGEMLALKGDTAEEELNGARAALSRLGVVETSVLHVGEGIVDPLSTVVRVEVGESPGGVRFAAKRAKAARTSKTRRRR is encoded by the coding sequence GTGACGGAGGCAGCGGAGCTCCCGGAGGCGCCGGAGCAGGCGCGCACGGTTTTCGGTGAGTACTTCCCGGAGGCCGTGCGGTACGCGGAGCTCCTCGCGGACGCGGGTGTGAAGCGCGGCCTGATCGGCCCGCGTGAGGTCCCGCGGCTGTGGGAGCGGCACCTGCTGAACTGTGCCGTCCTCTCGGAGGTCGTCCCCGAGGGCGTCACGGTCTGCGACGTGGGCTCGGGCGCCGGTCTTCCCGGCATCCCGCTTGCGCTGGTCCGGCCCGACCTCAAGATCACTCTCCTGGAGCCGCTGCTGCGCCGGACGAACTTCCTCCAGGAAGTCGTCGAGCTGCTGGGCCTCGACCATGTGACGGTGGTCCGTGGCCGCGCGGAGGAGATGCTCGGCAAGATCACACCCGTCCACGTGGTGACCGCCCGCGCCGTGGCCCCGCTGGACAGGCTGGCCGGCTGGGGCGTTCCCCTGCTCCGCCCGTACGGCGAGATGCTGGCGCTCAAGGGCGACACGGCGGAGGAGGAGCTCAACGGTGCCCGCGCCGCGCTCTCCAGGCTCGGTGTGGTGGAGACCTCAGTGCTGCACGTGGGCGAGGGGATTGTCGATCCGCTGTCCACGGTCGTCCGGGTAGAGGTCGGTGAGAGCCCGGGCGGTGTGCGGTTCGCGGCCAAGCGCGCCAAGGCCGCCCGGACGAGCAAGACCCGCCGACGCCGCTGA
- the rnpA gene encoding ribonuclease P protein component, translated as MLPTENRLRRREDFATAVRRGRRAGRPLLVVHLRSGATDPHAPGESAPPTRAGFVVSKAVGGAVVRNQVKRRLRHLLRDRLIQLPPGSLVVVRALPGAGDADHAQLARDLDAAFQRLLGGGAR; from the coding sequence GTGCTGCCTACCGAGAATCGGCTGAGGCGGCGCGAGGACTTCGCAACCGCGGTACGCCGAGGTCGCCGGGCCGGTCGCCCGCTCCTCGTCGTCCACCTACGCAGCGGTGCAACGGACCCGCACGCGCCTGGGGAGAGCGCTCCCCCGACGCGTGCGGGTTTCGTCGTGAGCAAGGCCGTAGGCGGTGCGGTCGTACGCAACCAGGTGAAGCGTCGCCTGCGCCATCTTCTCCGAGACCGCCTCATCCAGCTGCCCCCCGGTAGCCTGGTGGTCGTACGGGCGTTGCCCGGAGCCGGTGACGCCGACCACGCACAGCTGGCCCGAGACCTGGACGCCGCTTTTCAGCGGTTGCTGGGAGGGGGCGCGCGATGA
- the dnaA gene encoding chromosomal replication initiator protein DnaA: MADVPADLAAVWPRVLEQLLGEGQQGIEAKDKQWIERCQPLALVADTALLAVPNEWGKRVLEGRLAPLISETLSRECGRPIRIAITVDDSVGEPTPPAPPVQQPRYDERPQPEPYEKYEGYGHRPMPDDGLPTARPAYPDYQQPQRPDPGAWPRTQEDLSWQQPRLGGYQERAPYTGPEQSRQTHYDEPPRGYEQPQRPERAELPDPQGPGARPGPRPGGGPVHGGPGSSSSGQGAGAPGEQHARLNPKYLFDTFVIGSSNRFAHAAAVAVAEAPAKAYNPLFIYGESGLGKTHLLHAIGHYARSLYPGTRVRYVSSEEFTNEFINSIRDGKGDAFRKRYRDVDILLVDDIQFLASKESTQEEFFHTFNTLHNANKQIVLSSDRPPKQLVTLEDRLRNRFEWGLTTDVQPPELETRIAILRKKAVQEQLNAPPEVLEFIASRISRNIRELEGALIRVTAFASLNRQPVDLGLTEIVLKDLIPGGEDSSPEITAPAIMAATADYFGLTVEDLCGSSRSRVLVTARQIAMYLCRELTDLSLPKIGAQFGGRDHTTVMHADRKIRALMAERRSIYNQVTELTNRIKNG, from the coding sequence GTGGCTGACGTACCTGCCGATCTTGCCGCAGTGTGGCCACGCGTCCTCGAGCAGCTCCTGGGCGAGGGCCAGCAGGGGATCGAGGCCAAGGACAAGCAGTGGATCGAGCGCTGCCAGCCGCTCGCCCTGGTCGCGGACACCGCTCTTCTCGCCGTGCCCAACGAGTGGGGCAAGCGCGTCCTCGAAGGCCGGCTCGCCCCGCTGATCAGCGAGACCCTGAGCCGTGAGTGCGGCCGCCCGATCCGGATCGCGATCACCGTCGACGACTCCGTCGGCGAGCCGACCCCGCCCGCGCCTCCCGTGCAGCAGCCCCGCTACGACGAGCGCCCGCAGCCCGAGCCGTACGAGAAGTACGAAGGCTACGGTCACCGTCCGATGCCCGACGACGGGCTGCCCACCGCGCGCCCGGCCTACCCGGACTACCAGCAGCCGCAGCGGCCCGACCCCGGCGCCTGGCCGCGCACCCAGGAGGACCTGTCCTGGCAGCAGCCGCGGCTCGGCGGCTATCAGGAGCGCGCGCCGTACACCGGTCCGGAGCAGTCCCGGCAGACGCACTACGACGAGCCTCCCCGGGGCTACGAGCAGCCGCAGCGGCCCGAGCGCGCCGAGCTGCCCGACCCGCAGGGCCCCGGTGCGCGCCCCGGCCCCCGGCCGGGCGGCGGTCCGGTCCACGGCGGTCCCGGTTCCTCCTCCTCGGGGCAGGGCGCCGGCGCGCCGGGGGAGCAGCACGCGCGGCTGAACCCCAAGTACCTCTTCGACACCTTCGTCATCGGTTCCTCGAACCGCTTCGCGCACGCCGCCGCCGTCGCGGTGGCCGAGGCGCCGGCGAAGGCGTACAACCCGCTCTTCATCTACGGGGAGTCGGGGCTCGGCAAGACCCACCTGCTGCACGCCATCGGCCACTACGCGCGGAGCCTCTACCCGGGCACGCGCGTGCGGTACGTGAGCTCCGAGGAGTTCACCAACGAGTTCATCAACTCGATCCGCGACGGCAAGGGCGACGCCTTCCGCAAGCGCTACCGCGATGTGGACATCCTGCTCGTCGACGACATCCAGTTCCTCGCGAGCAAGGAGTCGACGCAGGAGGAGTTCTTCCACACCTTCAATACGCTGCACAACGCCAACAAGCAGATCGTGCTCTCCTCGGACCGGCCGCCCAAGCAGCTGGTGACCCTGGAGGACCGGCTCCGCAACCGCTTCGAGTGGGGTCTCACCACCGACGTGCAGCCGCCCGAGCTGGAGACGAGGATCGCGATCCTCCGCAAGAAGGCGGTGCAGGAGCAGCTCAACGCCCCGCCGGAGGTGCTGGAGTTCATCGCCTCCCGGATCTCGCGGAACATCCGCGAGCTGGAGGGGGCGCTGATCCGGGTGACGGCCTTCGCGAGCCTCAACCGGCAGCCGGTGGACCTGGGCCTCACCGAGATCGTCCTCAAGGACCTGATCCCCGGCGGCGAGGACAGTTCGCCGGAGATCACCGCGCCGGCGATCATGGCGGCCACGGCCGACTACTTCGGGCTGACGGTGGAGGACCTCTGCGGATCGTCGCGCAGCCGCGTCCTGGTGACGGCTCGGCAGATCGCCATGTACCTGTGCCGTGAGCTGACGGACCTGTCTCTGCCGAAGATCGGCGCTCAGTTCGGCGGCCGCGACCATACGACGGTGATGCACGCGGACCGGAAGATCCGTGCCCTGATGGCGGAGCGACGCTCCATCTACAACCAGGTCACCGAGCTCACGAACCGTATCAAGAACGGCTGA
- the yidD gene encoding membrane protein insertion efficiency factor YidD yields the protein MKYPLLALIKLYQWTISPLLGPVCRYYPSCSHYGFTAIDRHGAIKGTALTAWRILRCNPWSPGGVDHVPLRKRPRWHEMLRNALRGDKGGSTAEPSPAAETSPNAQGA from the coding sequence ATGAAGTACCCGCTGCTGGCTCTCATCAAGCTGTACCAGTGGACGATCAGCCCTCTTCTGGGGCCTGTCTGCCGGTACTACCCGTCGTGTTCCCACTACGGATTCACGGCCATCGACCGGCATGGCGCGATCAAGGGCACGGCCCTGACCGCCTGGCGCATCCTGCGGTGCAACCCGTGGTCGCCCGGCGGTGTGGACCATGTCCCCCTGCGGAAGCGTCCTCGCTGGCACGAAATGCTCAGGAACGCGCTGCGCGGCGACAAGGGCGGGTCCACCGCCGAGCCGAGCCCGGCCGCCGAGACCTCGCCCAATGCTCAAGGAGCCTGA
- the rpmH gene encoding 50S ribosomal protein L34: MSKRTFQPNNRRRAKTHGFRLRMRTRAGRAILANRRGKGRASLSA, translated from the coding sequence GTGAGCAAGCGCACCTTCCAGCCGAACAACCGTCGTCGCGCGAAGACCCACGGCTTCCGCCTGCGCATGCGTACCCGTGCCGGCCGCGCCATCCTGGCGAACCGCCGTGGCAAGGGTCGCGCGAGCCTGTCCGCCTGA
- a CDS encoding protein jag, with the protein MTEGITSAAAEGGDTLTRLEQEGEIAADYLEGLLDIADLDGDIDMDVEADRAAVSIVSESSSRDLQKLVGRDGEVLEALQELTRLAVHRETGDRSRLMLDIAGFRAQKRTELAELGAKAADEVKSSGQPVKLDPMTPFERKVVHDAIAAAGLRSESEGEEPQRFVVVLPA; encoded by the coding sequence GTGACGGAAGGCATCACCTCCGCCGCCGCCGAGGGTGGCGACACCCTGACCCGCCTGGAGCAGGAGGGTGAGATCGCGGCCGACTACCTCGAGGGTCTGCTCGACATCGCCGACCTCGACGGCGACATCGACATGGACGTCGAGGCGGACCGCGCCGCGGTCTCGATCGTCAGCGAATCCAGCAGCCGTGACCTGCAGAAGCTCGTGGGCCGCGACGGCGAGGTCCTGGAGGCCCTCCAGGAGCTGACCCGCCTGGCCGTGCACCGTGAGACCGGTGACCGTAGCCGGCTCATGCTCGACATCGCGGGTTTCCGCGCCCAGAAGCGCACCGAGCTCGCCGAGCTGGGCGCCAAGGCCGCGGACGAGGTGAAGTCCAGCGGGCAGCCGGTCAAGCTGGACCCGATGACCCCGTTCGAGCGCAAGGTCGTGCACGACGCGATCGCCGCCGCCGGTCTGCGCAGTGAGTCCGAGGGCGAGGAGCCGCAGCGCTTCGTCGTCGTACTTCCGGCCTGA
- the gnd gene encoding phosphogluconate dehydrogenase (NAD(+)-dependent, decarboxylating): MELGLVGLGKMGGNMRERIRRAGHTVIGYDRNPDLADVHSLEELVGKLKGPRVVWVMVPAGAATQSTIDELADLLSPGDIVVDGGNSRWTDDEKHAEELAAKGIGFVDCGVSGGVWGLENGYALMYGGSAEDVAKVQPIFDALKPEGEFGSVHAGKVGAGHFAKMVHNGIEYAMMQAYAEGWELLEKVDSVTDVREVFRSWQEGTVIRSWLLDLAVNALDEDEHLDKLRGYASDSGEGRWTVEAAIDNAVPLPAITASLFARFASRQDDSPQMKMIAALRNQFGGHAVETKK; this comes from the coding sequence ATGGAGCTCGGTCTCGTCGGTCTCGGCAAGATGGGCGGCAACATGCGCGAGCGCATCCGCCGCGCAGGCCACACCGTCATCGGATACGACCGCAACCCGGACCTCGCCGATGTCCACAGCCTCGAGGAGCTTGTGGGCAAGCTCAAGGGTCCGCGCGTCGTGTGGGTCATGGTTCCGGCCGGTGCCGCGACCCAGTCCACGATCGACGAGCTGGCCGACCTGCTCTCCCCCGGCGACATCGTCGTGGACGGCGGGAACTCCCGCTGGACCGATGACGAGAAGCACGCCGAGGAGCTCGCCGCCAAGGGCATCGGGTTCGTCGACTGCGGCGTCTCCGGCGGCGTCTGGGGCCTGGAGAACGGCTACGCGCTGATGTACGGCGGCTCCGCCGAGGACGTGGCGAAGGTCCAGCCGATCTTCGACGCGCTCAAGCCCGAGGGTGAGTTCGGCTCAGTCCACGCGGGCAAGGTCGGCGCCGGTCACTTCGCGAAGATGGTCCACAACGGCATCGAGTACGCGATGATGCAGGCCTACGCCGAGGGCTGGGAGCTCCTGGAGAAGGTCGACTCCGTCACCGACGTGCGCGAGGTCTTCCGCTCCTGGCAGGAGGGCACGGTCATCCGTTCCTGGCTGCTGGACCTCGCGGTGAACGCGCTGGACGAGGACGAGCACCTGGACAAGCTGCGCGGCTACGCGTCGGATTCCGGCGAGGGCCGGTGGACCGTCGAGGCCGCCATCGACAACGCCGTACCGCTGCCGGCGATCACCGCGTCGCTGTTCGCGCGGTTCGCCTCGCGTCAGGACGACTCCCCGCAGATGAAGATGATCGCCGC
- the dnaN gene encoding DNA polymerase III subunit beta, producing MKIRVERDVLAEAVAWVARSLPARPPAPVLAGLLLKAEDGALSFSSFDYEVSARVSVEAEVEEDGTVLVSGRLLADICRALPNRPVEISTDGVRATVVCGSSRFTLHTLPVEEYPALPEMPTATGTVPGEVFASAAAQVAIAAGRDDTLPVLTGVRIEIEGDTVTLASTDRYRFAVREFLWKPESPDASAVALVPAKTLLDTAKALTSGDTVTLALSGSGKGEGLIGFEGAGRRTTTRLLEGDLPKYRTLFPTEFNSVAVIETAPFVEAVKRVALVAERNTPVRLSFEQGVLILEAGSSDDAQAVERVDAQLEGDDISIAFNPTFLLDGLSAIDSPVAQLSFTTSTKPALLSGKPALDAEADEAYKYLIMPVRLSG from the coding sequence GTGAAGATCCGGGTGGAGCGCGACGTACTTGCCGAGGCGGTGGCCTGGGTGGCCCGCAGCCTCCCGGCCCGTCCGCCGGCTCCCGTGCTCGCGGGCCTTCTCCTGAAGGCCGAGGACGGCGCGCTGAGCTTCTCGAGCTTCGACTACGAGGTCTCGGCCCGCGTCTCCGTCGAGGCGGAGGTCGAGGAGGACGGCACCGTCCTCGTCTCCGGCCGGCTGCTCGCCGACATCTGCCGCGCCCTCCCCAACCGTCCGGTGGAGATCTCCACAGACGGTGTACGGGCGACCGTGGTCTGCGGCTCCTCCCGCTTCACCCTCCACACCCTGCCTGTGGAGGAGTACCCGGCGCTGCCGGAGATGCCCACCGCGACCGGCACGGTCCCCGGTGAGGTCTTCGCCTCCGCCGCCGCGCAGGTGGCGATCGCCGCCGGCCGTGACGACACGCTGCCCGTCCTCACCGGTGTGCGCATCGAGATCGAGGGCGACACGGTCACCCTGGCCTCCACCGACCGCTACCGCTTCGCGGTCCGCGAGTTCCTGTGGAAGCCGGAGTCCCCGGACGCCTCCGCGGTCGCCCTGGTGCCCGCCAAGACCCTCCTGGACACCGCCAAGGCGCTCACGAGCGGCGACACGGTCACCCTGGCGCTCTCGGGCTCCGGCAAGGGCGAGGGCCTGATCGGCTTCGAGGGCGCGGGCCGCCGCACCACCACCCGGCTGCTCGAAGGCGACCTGCCGAAGTACCGCACGCTCTTCCCCACCGAGTTCAACTCGGTCGCGGTGATCGAGACGGCGCCCTTCGTCGAGGCCGTCAAGCGCGTGGCCCTGGTCGCCGAGCGCAACACCCCGGTCCGCCTGAGCTTCGAGCAGGGCGTGCTGATCCTGGAGGCCGGCTCCAGCGACGATGCACAGGCTGTGGAGCGTGTGGACGCGCAGCTGGAGGGCGACGACATCTCGATCGCCTTCAACCCGACCTTCCTCCTGGACGGCCTGAGCGCGATCGACTCCCCGGTCGCCCAGCTCTCCTTCACGACCTCCACCAAGCCGGCGCTGCTCAGCGGCAAGCCGGCCCTGGACGCCGAGGCGGACGAGGCCTACAAGTACCTGATCATGCCGGTCCGACTGTCCGGTTGA
- the yidC gene encoding membrane protein insertase YidC: protein MDTIASLFSFITTPVSWVIVQFHKVYGAIFGPDTGWAWGLSIVSLVVLIRICLIPLFVKQIKSTRNMQALQPKMKAIQERYKSDKQRQSEEMMKLYKETGTNPLSSCLPILAQSPFFFALYHVLSNIASGKEIGAMNQALVDSARTAHIFGAPIAAKFTDSPEKVEALNATLLDVRIVTAVMIVLMSASQFFTQRQLMMKNVDLSVKTPYMQQQKMLMYIFPVIFAVMGVNFPVGVLVYWLTTNVWTMGQQMYVINQNPTPGSKAQDSYLQRLLKSVTHHGEVRGRRRKAVVKVIVEKGSDRNENERRFFVGLTKAGFAAQADGTVIKSDTIVAEAEGGAAAKRQQPKRQTKAQRQAAAAQQAAAKDAEEGSEPAAEQATTSLEKKPQGSAKAAAAETKDEAKDQAQGDKPARPRANSGGSRQGKSGQRKGQQRPKHPSSKK, encoded by the coding sequence GTGGACACGATTGCCAGTCTGTTCAGCTTCATCACCACACCTGTCTCATGGGTGATCGTCCAGTTCCACAAGGTGTACGGGGCGATCTTCGGCCCTGACACGGGCTGGGCCTGGGGCCTGTCCATCGTGTCCCTGGTGGTGCTGATCCGTATCTGCCTGATCCCGCTGTTCGTCAAGCAGATCAAGTCGACCCGGAACATGCAGGCGCTCCAGCCGAAGATGAAGGCGATCCAGGAGCGCTACAAGAGCGACAAGCAGCGTCAGTCCGAAGAGATGATGAAGCTGTACAAGGAGACGGGTACCAACCCGCTCTCCTCGTGCCTTCCCATCCTGGCGCAGTCGCCGTTCTTCTTCGCTCTGTACCACGTGCTGTCCAACATCGCGTCGGGCAAGGAAATCGGCGCGATGAACCAGGCGCTGGTGGACAGCGCCCGGACGGCCCACATCTTCGGTGCCCCGATCGCGGCGAAGTTCACGGACAGCCCGGAGAAGGTCGAGGCGCTCAACGCCACCCTGCTCGACGTCCGTATCGTCACCGCGGTCATGATCGTCCTGATGTCGGCCTCGCAGTTCTTCACCCAGCGCCAGCTGATGATGAAGAACGTCGACCTCTCGGTGAAGACCCCGTACATGCAGCAGCAGAAGATGCTCATGTACATCTTCCCGGTGATCTTCGCCGTCATGGGTGTCAACTTCCCCGTCGGTGTCCTCGTCTACTGGCTGACCACCAACGTGTGGACCATGGGCCAGCAGATGTACGTGATCAACCAGAACCCGACCCCGGGCAGCAAGGCGCAGGACTCCTACCTCCAGCGACTGCTGAAGAGCGTCACGCATCACGGCGAGGTCCGCGGTCGCCGCCGGAAGGCCGTCGTCAAGGTCATCGTCGAAAAGGGCAGCGACCGCAACGAGAACGAGCGCCGCTTCTTCGTGGGTCTGACCAAGGCCGGCTTCGCGGCCCAGGCCGACGGCACCGTGATCAAGAGCGACACGATCGTGGCCGAGGCCGAGGGTGGTGCCGCCGCCAAGCGGCAGCAGCCCAAGCGCCAGACCAAGGCCCAGCGCCAGGCCGCTGCGGCGCAGCAGGCCGCGGCGAAGGACGCCGAGGAAGGCTCCGAGCCGGCCGCCGAGCAGGCGACCACCTCGCTGGAGAAGAAGCCGCAGGGTTCGGCGAAGGCCGCTGCGGCCGAGACGAAGGACGAGGCGAAGGACCAGGCGCAGGGTGACAAGCCCGCGCGCCCCCGTGCCAACTCCGGAGGCTCCCGCCAGGGCAAGTCCGGTCAGCGCAAGGGCCAGCAGCGGCCCAAGCACCCGTCGTCCAAGAAGTAA